The Ooceraea biroi isolate clonal line C1 chromosome 3, Obir_v5.4, whole genome shotgun sequence genome contains the following window.
GGGCGATCGTGTCGCATCTTCGAGATGGAGTTCCATGTGCTTTGCATCTGCAGAATAGCGGCGGAGAGGTTTTGACAGATCTCGATCAGCTTCTTCTCCTTTTGTCCCGTCCAGCTCTGCGTATTGCACAAGACTGAGGTCAAAATTGGCACAAGATAATCAACCAGAGCAAATGTCAGGAGACACATGGATATCATCGTCAGCATGGTTGGCTCTAGAATCCATATCGTGctgtaattacatattattattattatgtgaattaattttttacagcTTGTGTTGTGAGCTTATgttaatattctgaaatcaaacTTCCTATTTTAcaactataatattaaatcaaaattcTATTCAAGAAATTACTCCAGTTAACaatgttttgttttttgtatttttagcTGTTAATTACTTGCAATGTGCAAACGCCTGCACCTCAATCAAGGTCTATCTTCAAAGAAAAGCTGAGATTTCAATTTACCAAAATATCACTGTTATAAATCCAACGATCAGTCCAGGATGCCAGCTGCGCTCCCAGAGCAGGACTGAATTCAAAGGTAATATTATCTCCCGCCAACATTCCATTTTACGCTTCAGCTGTTTCATGTGTTTTTCCTAAGATAACATCGCATTATCAACGGATGAAGTCAGGTCTCACtatcattgatttttctctcacaCACTACAGGAGCGCGAGAGTCATATCAAAGAGCCCAATTCTCTTCTAATTATTTTCAGATCTAATTAAGCAAACGTGGTTAAATAGAGCGCGCGTACCTTGTCGATCGTCCCATCATCCGTCATCGTGTAAAATTTCGTGATAACGACGAGATTTAAATTCGCTTCAAGCGGCGGGGAGTCGCGGGGAAGGacgcaacacgccgcgagctCGCGACGCGTAGAATTTGATGACAGCGAACGCGAAGTTGCGCGCGTGAGGGAGTTCCGTTCCGTTCACAGTGCACGTTCGTGTTCCGTATTTATCCACGTATTGTCATCTCGATGTGTAATATCATTGAAAGGTAGTCGAGTTCGCTGGTCAGTGATGCCGACGAATAGTACTCAAAAAAAACAAGCACAAAACGTGAGGAAGAGTCGTACGCgcgggagggagggaaaaTCGACTTCGAGTCTCGCGAATTGCCGTCTGCCACGGGCGATGTCGCGCTCCTACCAATCGCGCCAAATTTAAAGCTTGCAGCAGGCGTGCAGCTTTTGCAGCCGGTAAACTAATAAATCACGCGATACAcgctgtatttttaataatttattagttcGCGGTTAACATAGCACCAAGAAACGCATTAAAAGATCACCCAtctcattataaattttaaagagaaagagaaaactttGTTCTTCTACCATTTTCATCGATTACAGTGCCAACAGTCATGAACAATAAAATCCACTAGATGCTACTCCGCGTTCGTATTCGCGACGCAGGATGCAAGTTATGGCCACTGCACACTGGACGCGACTAGAGAActcaagtaagagtatggacatcgtggattcgcacctgattggtgggatcgaaaatggcggatttgaggtttatcaattaagggactctactaaataaaatacatctttgttagaaaaagaaattgcacctaacattaattatgaaaataacaatatctttataaaataaatattcctggtggaaaaatttatcatattttctaaaaaaattggaacgtttctcagaataaatcagaaaatctaaaaaatttgaaaaatcattactttttattatgttttataaattttcatacatagagatactgaaaattctcatccagtcatttctgaaaaatattgagaaaataataatttttcagaaataactggatgagaattttgagaatatttcaaCATCTTTAAGTATGaacatttctgtaaaatagtaataatttttgagaatatttctgATTGTCTAAGTTATGAGGAATAAGAATCGTTCCAATTCTAAAAAACATTCTGAGACATCCTGAAAAAATCTGAGAAATTTTTCCACCAAGGATATCCATACTGCTCATTTTTCTGCATTTGTTAGCAAAGTTGCCATGTAACATCTTCTTTTAT
Protein-coding sequences here:
- the LOC105276906 gene encoding ADP-ribosylation factor-like protein 6-interacting protein 1, translating into MTDDGTIDKEKHMKQLKRKMECWREIILPLNSVLLWERSWHPGLIVGFITVIFCTIWILEPTMLTMISMCLLTFALVDYLVPILTSVLCNTQSWTGQKEKKLIEICQNLSAAILQMQSTWNSISKMRHDRPNIYYSTTILCLILFAWIGNTINNLLLLYITVTVILLAPGLKHKGRARSAVRYAYDHLIRRHLS